CTACACCACAAAATCTTCCTATAATCATCATGAGACTATTCCTATTCATATATACGCTTATTACTTTCATCaaattctcttcttctacggTCGTCGTCACAATCACCGCCGCCCCAGCCATCCCCTCCGGCGAACCGTCCTACTCCAACCCTGCATCTTTCACATCTGCGATTCTTAATTCGACTAATACCTACCGCCGCGAATACAACGCTACTTCACTCTACTGGAATACCACTCTGGAAAAATTCGCTACTGCATATCTTCAATCGGATACAACCTGCCGTTTCGCCCATTCAGGCGGTCCATACGGCGAGAACATCGCAATTGGATACGCGAACGCGACAGCGACGGTAGAGGCTTGGGGTAATGAGGACGAAAAATACAATTTCGACCATCCTGGTTTCACGGAAGAGACAGGACATTTTTCTCAGCTGGTCTGGAAAGCAACGAGGGGTGTTGGGTGCGGGAGGAAGTTGTGTGGTACGAGAGGCTGGTTCGTGG
This genomic interval from Trichoderma breve strain T069 chromosome 7 map unlocalized scaffold00008, whole genome shotgun sequence contains the following:
- a CDS encoding cysteine-rich secretory protein family domain-containing protein; the protein is MRLFLFIYTLITFIKFSSSTVVVTITAAPAIPSGEPSYSNPASFTSAILNSTNTYRREYNATSLYWNTTLEKFATAYLQSDTTCRFAHSGGPYGENIAIGYANATATVEAWGNEDEKYNFDHPGFTEETGHFSQLVWKATRGVGEDKRVGNTIIAGILTLLLADYSSTKEDLLISDAIYA